One bacterium DNA segment encodes these proteins:
- a CDS encoding P-II family nitrogen regulator yields the protein MKKVEAIIRPEKLENVKKALTEIKCNGMTLSEVEGHGKQQGMVQQWRGEKYRIEFLPKIKIEIVVKDKDVEGIVKVIADAARTGEIGDGKIFVIPVENAIKIRTGERGENAI from the coding sequence ATGAAAAAAGTTGAAGCAATTATTCGTCCTGAAAAATTGGAAAATGTAAAAAAAGCATTAACGGAAATTAAATGTAATGGTATGACCCTAAGCGAGGTAGAAGGACATGGTAAACAACAGGGTATGGTTCAGCAATGGCGCGGAGAAAAATACAGGATAGAATTTCTTCCAAAAATCAAAATTGAAATTGTTGTAAAAGATAAAGATGTTGAGGGTATTGTAAAGGTGATAGCAGATGCTGCAAGAACAGGAGAAATTGGGGATGGAAAAATATTTGTGATTCCAGTTGAAAATGCGATTAAGATAAGAACCGGTGAAAGAGGCGAAAACGCCATATAA